One segment of Rosa chinensis cultivar Old Blush chromosome 6, RchiOBHm-V2, whole genome shotgun sequence DNA contains the following:
- the LOC112170296 gene encoding monosaccharide-sensing protein 2, with product MSGAVLVAVAAAVGNLLQGWDNATIAASVLYIKREFNLESQPAVEGLIVAMSLIGATLVTTCSGAVADRIGRRPMLIISSVLYFLSGIVMLWAPNVYILLLARLLDGLGIGLAVTLVPLYISETAPPEIRGSLNTLPQFTGSGGMFLSYCMVFVMSLTEAPSWRLMLGVLTIPSLVYFALTVFFLPESPRWLVSKGRMLEAKKVLQSLRGREDVSGEMALLVEGLGVGGETSFEEYIIGPDNDLVGDHELSVDKDKIKLYGTEQGQSWVARPVTGQSTIGLVSRHGSMASKSGLVDPLVTLFGSVHERLPDTGSKGSMLFPHFGSMFSVGGNQPRHEEWDEESLAPREGDDYASDAGGGGDSDDNLHSPLISRQTTSIEKGMGPTNHGSLVSMRNNSLLGGDPVSSTGIGGGWQLAWKWSERDGQDGHKEGGFKRIYLHQEGVPGSRRGSIVSIPGGDVPADSEFIQASALVSQPALYSRDLIQQHHPVGPAMVHPAAASRKGTTWSDLFEPGVKHALVVGVGIQILQQFSGINGVLYYTPQILEQAGVGVLLSNLGLSSASASLLISGLTTLLMLPSIAVAMRLMDISGRRTLLLTTIPILILSLVILVLGSLVNFGSVVNAAISTGSVVLYFCSFVMGFGPVPNILCAEIFPTRVRGLCIAICALTFWIGDIIVTYSLPVLLKSVGLSGVFGMYAVVCVIAWFFVFMKVPETKGMPLEVITEFFSVGAKQAAAAKDN from the exons ATGAGTGGCGCTGTGCttgttgctgttgctgctgctgttggGAACTTATTGCAAGGATGGGACAACGCTACAATCGCAG CTTCCGTCTTGTACATAAAGAGGGAGTTCAATTTGGAGAGTCAACCTGCAGTGGAAGGGCTGATAGTGGCTATGTCACTTATAGGGGCAACTTTGGTTACAACATGCTCAGGAGCTGTAGCGGACAGGATAGGCCGCCGTCCTATGCTTATTATCTCTTCTGTGCTTTACTTTCTTAGTGGTATCGTAATGTTATGGGCTCCCAATGTTTATATCCTTCTCTTGGCTAGGCTTTTAGATGGATTGGGGATTGGTTTGGCAGTTACCCTTGTCCCGCTTTATATATCTGAGACAGCTCCACCTGAAATAAGGGGATCATTGAATACCCTTCCGCAGTTCACCGGCTCTGGTGGGATGTTCTTGTCTTATTGTATGGTTTTTGTGATGTCCTTGACGGAGGCACCAAGTTGGAGGTTGATGCTTGGGGTTCTAACTATTCCGTCCCTTGTTTATTTTGCATTGACTGTATTTTTCTTGCCTGAGTCTCCACGGTGGCTAGTGAGTAAGGGACGAATGCTTGAGGCAAAGAAAGTTTTACAGAGTCTGCGCGGCAGAGAAGACGTCTCTG GTGAGATGGCTTTGCTTGTTGAGGGTCTTGGAGTTGGGGGTGAGACATCTTTCGAGGAGTACATAATTGGGCCAGACAATGACCTTGTTGGTGACCATGAGTTATCTGTTGACAAGGATAAAATCAAATTATATGGGACTGAACAAGGTCAATCATGGGTTGCCAGACCTGTGACTGGACAAAGCACTATCGGCCTTGTGTCCCGGCATGGGAGCATGGCAAGTAAAAGCGGGCTTGTTGATCCTCTTGTCACACTCTTCGGCAGTGTTCATGAAAGGCTCCCTGATACAGGAAGCAAGGGCAGTATGCTTTTCCCACACTTTGGCAGCATGTTCAGTGTGGGAGGGAATCAACCCAGGCACGAAGAGTGGGATGAGGAGAGCCTTGCACCCAGAGAAGGCGATGACTATGCATCCGATGCAGGTGGCGGTGGCGATTCAGATGACAATTTGCATAGTCCATTGATCTCGCGTCAGACAACAAGCATTGAAAAGGGCATGGGCCCAACTAACCACGGAAGCCTTGTTAGCATGAGAAACAACAGTCTCCTAGGTGGCGATCCAGTCAGTAGCACTGGGATTGGTGGCGGTTGGCAGCTAGCATGGAAATGGTCTGAGAGAGATGGCCAGGATGGGCATAAGGAAGGAGGATTTAAAAGAATTTATTTGCACCAAGAAGGTGTCCCTGGATCTCGTCGTGGGTCTATTGTTTCAATACCTGGTGGTGATGTACCAGCAGATAGTGAGTTCATCCAGGCTTCTGCTTTGGTGAGCCAACCGGCTCTTTATTCCAGAGATCTTATCCAACAACATCATCCAGTTGGACCAGCAATGGTTCACCCAGCTGCAGCTTCTCGTAAAGGGACAACTTGGAGCGATCTTTTCGAACCAGGAGTCAAGCATGCTTTGGTTGTTGGTGTCGGAATTCAAATACTTCAGCAG TTCTCTGGCATAAATGGGGTTCTCTACTACACACCTCAAATTCTTGAGCAGGCCGGTGTTGGAGTGCTTCTTTCAAACCTTGGTCTTAGCTCAGCTTCTGCATCTCTGCTTATTAGTGGATTGACAACCTTATTGATGCTTCCTAGTATTGCTGTTGCCATGAGGCTCATGGATATCTCTGGCAGAAG GACCTTACTGCTCACCACAATCCCCATCTTGATACTTTCTCTCGTGATCCTAGTCCTTGGAAGCCTTGTGAATTTCGGTAGCGTTGTGAATGCAGCAATCTCAACTGGTAGTGTTGTGCTCTACTTCTGTTCCTTTGTGATGGGGTTCGGACCAGTCCCCAACATTCTCTGTGCGGAAATCTTCCCTACCCGAGTACGAGGTCTCTGCATTGCCATCTGTGCCCTCACGTTTTGGATTGGTGACATCATCGTCACCTACTCCCTCCCGGTGCTGCTCAAATCTGTCGGCCTTTCTGGCGTTTTTGGCATGTACGCTGTAGTGTGCGTCATTgcttggttttttgttttcatgAAAGTTCCGGAAACCAAAGGCATGCCTCTTGAAGTTATCACCGAGTTCTTCTCTGTTGGTGCAAAGCAGGCTGCAGCTGCCAAGGACAATTAG
- the LOC112170295 gene encoding homoserine kinase, which translates to MAVCHHQVPFKLFTPIPPPNPKPIFRCNLSLPSRPTLLTAEPEPLYTSVKAFAPATVANLGPGFDFLGCAVDGLGDFVSLTVDPQVLPGEISISEISGDHSSKKLSKNPIWNCAGIAAIEVMKMLGVRSVGLSLSLQKGLPLGSGLGSSAASAAAAAVAVNEIFGGKLGVEALVHAGLKSEEKVSGYHADNIAPALMGGFVLIQNYEPLDLLRLSFPLDKELIFVLVSPEFEAPTKKMRAALPTEIGMAHHVWNSSQAGALVAAVLQGDVARLGKALSSDKIVEPKRAPLIPGMEAVKKAAIEAGALGCTISGAGPTAVAVTDNAEKGKEIGERMVAAFLKDGNLKAVASVNRLDRVGARLVSSIPR; encoded by the coding sequence ATGGCCGTCTGCCACCACCAAGTTCCCTTCAAGCTCTTCACTCCGATTCCACcaccaaacccaaaacccatcTTCCGATGCaacctctctctcccctcccgaCCCACCCTCCTCACCGCCGAGCCCGAACCCCTCTACACCTCCGTCAAGGCCTTCGCCCCCGCCACTGTCGCCAACCTCGGCCCCGGCTTTGACTTCCTCGGTTGCGCCGTCGACGGCCTCGGCGACTTCGTCTCCCTCACCGTCGACCCCCAAGTCCTCCCCGGAGAGATCTCCATTTCCGAGATCTCCGGCGACCACAGCTCCAAGAAGCTGAGCAAGAACCCCATCTGGAACTGCGCCGGGATCGCCGCCATCGAGGTCATGAAGATGCTCGGCGTCCGCTCCGTCggcctctccctctctctccagaAAGGCCTGCCTCTGGGAAGCGGGCTCGGATCCAGTGCGGCcagcgccgccgccgccgccgtcgcCGTCAACGAGATTTTCGGCGGGAAGTTGGGCGTCGAGGCGCTGGTGCACGCTGGGCTCAAATCGGAGGAGAAGGTCTCCGGTTACCACGCCGATAACATCGCTCCGGCGCTGATGGGAGGCTTCGTTCTGATTCAGAATTATGAGCCGTTGGATTTGCTCCGGTTGAGCTTCCCCTTGGATAAAGAGCTGATATTTGTACTGGTGAGCCCCGAATTCGAAGCTCCGACGAAGAAAATGAGGGCGGCGCTGCCGACGGAGATAGGGATGGCCCACCACGTGTGGAATTCCAGCCAGGCCGGAGCGCTGGTGGCGGCGGTGCTTCAAGGTGACGTGGCGAGGCTCGGCAAGGCATTGTCGTCTGATAAGATTGTGGAGCCTAAGAGAGCTCCTCTGATTCCGGGCATGGAGGCGGTGAAGAAGGCCGCCATTGAGGCTGGAGCTTTGGGCTGCACAATCAGCGGGGCCGGGCCCACGGCGGTTGCGGTGACGGACAATGCCGAAAAGGGGAAGGAAATCGGAGAGCGGATGGTGGCGGCTTTTTTGAAAGATGGGAACTTGAAAGCTGTGGCGAGTGTGAATAGGTTGGACAGAGTTGGTGCTAGGCTTGTTAGTAGCATTCCCAGATGA
- the LOC112170298 gene encoding RING-H2 finger protein ATL8: MAPQFMFLIGKPPVVIILVPFLCILASVIAMFTRPILWLARLLLNRRGLEDRILRSFPKICYTAEVDEKLTECAVCLMEYEDGDALRILPPCGHGFHVGCVDRWLKCHSSCPSCRAVVVMESKAQILGDANSPPFSDTSYTVSNPYRLTFWHL, from the coding sequence ATGGCTCCCCAGTTCATGTTTCTCATTGGCAAACCTCCCGTTGTCATCATTCTTGTTCCCTTCTTGTGTATCTTAGCCTCTGTCATTGCCATGTTCACTCGGCCAATTCTATGGTTGGCACGGTTACTACTTAACCGCCGAGGCCTCGAGGACAGGATTCTCCGGTCATTTCCAAAGATCTGTTACACTGCAGAAGTCGATGAAAAGCTCACAGAATGCGCTGTCTGCTTGATGGAGTACGAGGATGGAGATGCATTAAGGATTTTGCCTCCTTGTGGTCATGGTTTCCATGTTGGCTGTGTTGATAGGTGGCTGAAGTGCCACTCTTCATGTCCATCGTGTCGCGCCGTTGTAGTTATGGAGAGCAAAGCACAGATACTTGGAGACGCCAATAGTCCACCATTCTCAGATACATCGTATACAGTTTCAAATCCGTACAGACTGACTTTCTGGCATCTTTGA